AAATGGGATGTGTAGcctattatattggatgcattcattgtctcttaaagtgaccgcgcttaatttagctactagctgcggtaatgttaatccaagaaaatgaaagacggaaaatcactcactgctcttgactgaattacttcgtagttttaacaagaatgagtgcacagtcaaaccaaacttttttttttttttttacattttaatagtaggtgcaggacactataattaatgtaagtgagtatagcaaaataaagcgaGCTGTGACATACCCCAAAAATCTTCATACAGAGGAGTACTAGTGAAATTGATAGATAAAAATGGGAGCAAAAAtttttcagacactttgacccgaccatgttttgcttacgtgtttttttttcctgaattgctaatgcaaccttttcacaccacagactgaacaaaattaaacattgcttggtaattgttcaacaaagtattgatagttgtgtaaatattgtcatactaacaactgtctgaagttttggttgattgtaatcgaTTAcacacctttctatcaaagttatctgacattttcaagatgaatttgttctgacagtttaactcttgagatcttgtcatattttattaccattttataaactagagcaaataaactgtgataatgtaagaaatgttgaaggtgtctgaatacattttggtttgactgttaattaAACgtatacagtgaagactatgcagtgctattttatatttaattctttgttttctgtacctggacacctacacaCCTGAGACAACTTAAACatgaacatataaattaaacaatttcaaacagggcccactggtacaaccttcaccggggccccgctgaccccagctatggccctgGCTATGAtactgaaagattttttttaatcaaatctttgcatagaaATTATATCacgaaacactggcatctaacaatgcctctatttattttttatctgtgcaCTTATTCATTTGCACTGTAAGCAATTCATTAAAgtacatacataaaatacatcaaatacaATGCTGATAGGATTTTGATTCGATCAGTGCAGAAATtcatttgcactgtaaaaaataaatatattacaaaacaaagcagctcatTATCAGGACATTATCCATTCATTTTATTGACATTTCTAGATGTGAACATTTTCTTGTATATCTTTTAGTATatttctacactttttttttagctgccattttctcctctttttgcctttttttatgtCCTCTAACTTTAGTTTTCGCTTGTTCACAAGGTCAGCATTGAGGAGCATCAGCTTCTTCAGGAAGTCTCTGGAGGGCTGGATGCGTCTCGACTGTATGGCGTGATCAATAGCATCCTCCACCATCATGTCATGGCAGATCATCAGATATGCCAGAAACAGAGTCGCAGAGTGGTCGACACCCTGCTTGCAGCAAATCAACACCTTACCTGAGGAAACAAAAAAGAATTATGGTCAAAAAACTCATTAATAGACTATAACACACTTGATAGTAGACAAtatatggagtgtgtgtgtgtgtgtgtgtgtgtgtgtcagccctTACTCCCTGGTTTATTCACGGCCTTGTCAATGAATTTTGCAGCTGGCATGAAGCACTTGCTGATGTCAGAACAGTGTCTGTCCGTTGTAGGCAAGCTGTAATAATTGATGTGCAAGCCTCTGTAATATCTGGACCCTGTATTGACTGTTCCTTCTAGATCTTCAACATAAGATGTTCCCAAGAAGTAGTTtgctgtttgttgttgacggctgaactgcgtttgagctccgtcactatattcttttcattgactatttttaacttaaaaatctattttatacaccatcgtttccgtttatataacgcgtgaatatatcctctattgtattctacaacaaaatcaattagagcgactcgctatcactagatttattttgatctcccaggtccgctattagcttttagccagttagcatcagcaagcgtggttgctgctaactgagcttacattgctaatactctattcacacacattaccactgctgtactcactgttacttgctttaatggcggatgaatgtctccactctgtgcagctcgagctcgaggccgtggggaagcagattcgcgacctggaacggaggcaggccgagctgagagagcggagagccgcgctggaatcatcccgggctgacgctcacaagtccggggtaagtatccagcgtgctgttaacagtcccaccacgtctactccgtgtgtttctctgcgcaggcccggtgcacccaggacgcgatcttcccagatgtccttcactgcgacgccgggacaccacggaccctgggtgcatccacagcgggggatgcgagccgggtcccgggcgacgacatctccccctcctgccttcgagatctccatccagaaccgcttcgctcccctccgcgagacaggacgcgacgctgtgatcatcggagactccatcgtccgacacgtaagtgctacgttagccgaaggtaaagtgcacactcattgtttgcctggtgctcgtgttctcgatgtttctgcgcagatacctgcgatcctgaaggacgacgagagcccgagagcggtcgtgcttcacgccggggttaacgacaccacgctgcggcagacggagacgctgaagagggacttcaggagcctgatcgagacggttcgcagcacgacgcccgcggcgacgatcgtcgtgtcaggaccactgcccacgtatcgacgaggacacgaaaggttcagtagactttttgctttaaatgaatggttgttgtcatggtgtaaagaacagaaactgctatttgttaataactggaatcttttctgggagcgtcctagactgtttcgcgctgatggattacaccccagtcgagtcggcgcggagcttctctctgacaacatctccaggacacttcgctccatgtgactagtaagtcaattctcaaataaccattatgatgagttttgttccacccgcttaaatgataaaagtacttgtgctgtaaaacctattaagactgtgtctgttcccagaatagtgaggtcaaaatataaatataaatataatgtaggatctagaaaaaatcttatcgtaattaaaccagaaaaatgtaaagtaaatgaacaaaaacaatttttaaagtttgggctcataaatattagatcactcacaccaaaagcagttattgtaaatgaaatgatcacagataatagttttgatttactctgcttgactgaaacctggctaaaaccaaatgattattttggtctaaatgagtctactccaccaaactactgttataagcatgagccccgtcagactggtcgtggcgggggtgttgcaacaatatatagtgatattctcaatgttacccagaaaacaggatacaggtttaactcttttgaaatactaatgctaaatgttactctgtcagacatgcaaaagaaatctaatgtatctcttgctctggctactgtgtatagaccaccagggccgtatacagaattcctaaaagaatttgcagatttcctctcagaccttctagttacagttgataaggcgctaatcatgggagattttaatattcacgttgataat
This DNA window, taken from Carassius auratus strain Wakin chromosome 14, ASM336829v1, whole genome shotgun sequence, encodes the following:
- the LOC113113671 gene encoding dual specificity phosphatase DUPD1-like, which translates into the protein KEYSDGAQTQFSRQQQTANYFLGTSYVEDLEGTVNTGSRYYRGLHINYYSLPTTDRHCSDISKCFMPAAKFIDKAVNKPGSKVLICCKQGVDHSATLFLAYLMICHDMMVEDAIDHAIQSRRIQPSRDFLKKLMLLNADLVNKRKLKLEDIKKGKKRRKWQLKKKCRNILKDIQENVHI